From bacterium:
CACGGTGAAGGCGGCGGCCGAGCTGCGCGAGCGCATCCGGGCCGCCCTCCTCCGGGAGCAGGCCGCGGGCGGCCCCGCCCTGCGCGATGCCCTGCGGGACATCGAGCGCGCCCCCATTTCGACCATACACGGATTCGCCCTCTCCCTGCTGCGGGAGCGTCCCCTCGACGCCGGCCTTCCGCCCGAGATTGCCGAAGTGGATCCGGTGGCCAGCGATTCTCTCCGCGATCAGGCGTGGGAAGCATGGCTTCAGGAGAAATTCGCGACAGACGATCCGGCGTTGGCGGATTTTTTCTCCCTGGGCTTCACCATCCGGGGTCATCTGACGACGGTGCGCGATGTCCTGCTGAATGCTCCTGAGCTGCGGTCCGATTTTCCGGAGCCCCGTGGCCTGACGCCGGAGGCGGCCATCGAAGAAGTGCGGAATCTCTACCGAGAGTGTGCGGACTTCGCGCACGCCCATTGCCTGGACCGTACGGACAAGGCCTTTGCCCAGCTCGATGCGTTTGAGAGGTGGGCCGAAGGGCTTTCGGGCCTCACCCTGCCGGGGCTCATGCGGGCGTTGTGGGACATGCCCCCTTTCCGGAGAAATGTGGGATCCGCCAAAAAGTGGGATGCAGGGAAATTGCAGGAAATACGGGAGAAATTCACCCAACTCCGGGCGGCGGCCACCAGCGGGGTCTCGCATGAAATTCTGGCCCGGGTGATTGCCTCGCTCCGGGAGTTTGCCGAGGTCTACGAGGCGCGGATGCGGGAAGCCGGGCTGATGGACTATCAGGACATCCTCTTTCAGGCCGTGAAAATGATCCGGGAGCGCCCCGCCGCCCGGTCGCACTTCCGCTCGCGGTTCCGCCATTTTCTCGTGGATGAATTTCAGGACACCGATCCGCTTCAGGTGGATCTGATCTTCCGCCTCGTGGGCGATATTCCCGAGGGCGGCGAGTGGCCGGCGGCGCGCCTCGATCGCGCGCCGCTTTTCCTTGTGGCCGATCCCAAGCAGTCGATCTACCGCTTCCGCCGGGCGGACATCGCGATCTACCACCGGGTGAAGGTGTGCGTGGAAAAGGCGGAGGGCCGGCAGGTCATTTCGATCGATCAGAATTTCCGGAGCACGCCCGGCGTCATCGACTGGGTGAATGGCGTATTTTCGAAAATGATCAGAGAGGTGGAAGGGGTGCAGCCCGAGTATGTCCCCCTCCAGGCGTTTCGTTCGGAGAAGGGCCCTCGGGTGCGGCTGATTCCTGACCCGCTCTCCGGCGGCGGAGAAGAGAACGGCGCCAATGCCGAGGCGAGAAGAAGGCAGGAGGCGGCCGCCGTTGCTGGTGCGCTTCGCGCGTTGGTCGAAAAAAAGGGAGAGGAGATCGCGCTGCCCGATGGAACCTCGCGCCCTGTCACCTTCGGCGATGTCACGGTGCTCTTCCGGTACCGGACGGGCTATGACATTTTCGAGGAGGTATTCCGCGAGGCGGGGATACCGGTTGCCGTGGACGGCGGAACCGGTTTTTACGAGCAGATGGAGGTGGCCGCCGCGGGGGCGGTGTTGCGGGCGGTGAACCATCCCGGCGACCGGCTGGCCGTGGCGGCGGCGCTTCGCTCGCCCCTCTACGGGTTCTCCGATCCGGAGCTGGCGGGATATCTGCTGGAGAGAGATGGCATCACCCGTCCCGCCCCGGAGGTGGCCGCGGCGGTTTCCCGGATGCGGGAGTGGCACGCCCGGCGCGGGGAGATGAGCGCCCGCGCGATGCTGGAGGAGATTTTCCGCGAGACACACGCGTTCGAGCTCTTTTTGGGCGCCTCCAACGGCGAGCGCCGGGTGGCCAACATGCTGAAGCTCCTCGACATGGCGTTCGTTTACGGGCAGGGGAGCGCCCGGGGGGTGGCCGAGTTCGGCGCCCATCTCGACGAGAACCTCGCCCTGGGCCGCGATGCGCGCGAGCCCGAGGCGGCGCTGGAGGATGCCGGCCGGAGCGAGGTTCGCTTCCTGACGATGCACGCCGCCAAGGGGCTCGAGTTTCCGGTCGTCGTCCTGGCGGATCTGAGCGCGCCTCCTCCCAAGCATTCCATCAATTGGATCGCGGATCGGATTGGCCGCCGGGTGGATGTGGCGGTCGGGCCAAAAAGTCCGAAAGATCGGCGCGTAATGACAACGGAGTTTCTTGAATCAGAATCCCGGGAGAAGGATATCCAGCGCGAGGAGCTCAAGCGCCTTTTGTATGTGGCCGCGACCCGCGCCCGGGATTTTCTCTTTGTTCCGCTTTTCAATTCGGATGGCCGGGGCGAGCTTTGGAGTTTATTCGAGGAAGCGGGCCTGGACCCGGAGGGACTCAAGAGGGGGGAGGGGGGAGCGGCCGAAATCTTCCACGAGCCGTTGCTCATGGCGAAGGCGGAAGAAAGTTTCTTCCGGATCCCGGATGCGGTTTTTTCGGAAGCGAGCCCCTCGGCGACGGCGGCGCTCCGGCTTCGGGATTCTTTTTCGGGCAGGCTCGATGAGATGAAGCGCGGCTTCCGGGACGGCGGGGCGATGCCACCGCTCGCCGCGAGCGGACTCTCGGATTCGGACGCGGGAGATGATCCCGGGGAGCGGCACGCGCTTTCATCTTTCGAGAGAGAAAAGGGGGCCGGCGGCGTGGAGTTCGGCCGCTTGGTGCACGATCTGCTGGCGGGGCTCGAACCTTTTTCTTTGGGGAAGCTGAACGCCTTGTCGGCGGATGCGGAAGCCTGGGCGCTCTCCCATGGCCTGGGTGCACGGGAAGCGGAGGCGGCCGTCGCCATGATCCGGCCGGCCTTTGAGCGGCCGCTGTTCCGGCGGGCGGAAGCGGCGCCCAGAAGATGGCACGAGTTTCCCTTTTTCCTGTCGGTGGCGGGCAGGCTTTTGCGCGGCTTCGCCGATCTTGTCTTCGAGGAAGAAGGAGGGCTCGTTGTCGCCGATTTCAAGACGGACGCCATCGGCGAGAGCGACATTCCGGCCCGGACGGAACATTATTCCCTCCAGGGCGGGGCGTATGCCCTCGGGCTGGAGGAGGCGACCGCCATGAAGGTCCGGGAGGTCGTGTTTTCCTACCTTCGCCCCGGGGCGGAAATTTCGCTGACGGTGGATAAAGCCCTCCGGGAGCGCGTTCTTCTGGCTGTGCACAAGCCCGCGTGAGAGACGATAATCCTCCGCTCTTCTGCTAAAATTCCACCCATCGGTTTCGGCCGGACATCCTCCTTCCTTTGAGGTGACTTTTGCGCTTTCCCCTCCTGGCCATTTCACCGGACAGTGCCGCGAGTTTCCTGTTTGTGTCCGTCATCGCGTTTTCCCTCGCGGGAAGCTTGATCGCGGGCGCCCTCGTGTGGATGGCGGCGGCCGGGCGGAGAGGTCTCGGCAGCATGGAGCCCAGGTGGGAGGAACTCTCCCAAAAGTTGTCCCGCCTCCTCTTCTCCTCCGCAGTGGTTGTGATTGGTTTCGCCGGCGGATTGACCGGGTTTTCCGCAACGCTTGCCCATCCGGGGGCGGCGTCGGACATTCTCCAGATTTTTTTTCCGGCGCTCATTGTCGGCGGGCTCGGTCTGATTCTGTGTGTGGTGTTTCTGGGGGTGCATGCATCGGGCGGGAAGAAATGGCGAAATGCACCCGGGCGCCATTGGATGGCGGGCGTCGCGGCGGCGGTTTTTCTGTGGGTCACGGCGGCGGTTTTCATCTCGCTCCGCTCGTTTCTTTTAACGGGAGGAAGCTGGCGCGAAAACCACGCTCTCTGGGTGGCGGTTCTGAATCCCTTTGCGATCCTTGATTTTCTCCATTGGGGATTTTTGTCCCTCGCTGTCTCGGGGGCCGCGGGATTGTTCTACGCCGCGCGCCAGCAGGATGCGCTGTGGCGGCGCGGCCTGGTGCGCGAGTTGGGCGCATGGATGGCGAGAGCCGCCTTTGCCGCTGCGGTTTTTGGTCTCGTGTGGGCCGCCGTTGTATTTTGGGTCACGGATGCGGGTGTTTCGTTCGGGCTGTGGGTGGCCGTCGGTTTCCTCCTGGAAGCCGGTTTGGCGAAACTGGTCCAGATATTTGCGGTCAGGCGTGTGGATCGATTCGGATTGCGCGCGGCCGCCCTTTTCATCGTGCTGGGAGGGCTGGCGATCGTTGCTTCCGAGGCCAGCCGGCGCACCGTCCCCTCTCCCTTCCTCATCCAGGGACATATGTACCGGAACGGAATTCGCGTGTCAGAAGTTTCTCTTTTGAATGAAGCCGGATATTGGAAGCCGGTTCCCTGGGAGCCGGGACAGGAAGCGCCCGCGGGGGCGCTCCTGGGCGGCTATCTCTTCCGGGGGCAGTGCGCGGTCTGCCATGCCGGCGAGAAATGGGAATCCGCCAAATCCCGATTCCGGTATGCGGATGATGTTTCGGCGTTCTTGTCGGAGTTGGACCGCCGCCATCCCGCCCTGCCGGTGTTGGCGGGGACGGAGGAGGAAAGAGAAGCGCTGGCCGTCTATCTGCAAGAGAAGCTGGGGGCCGCCGGTTTCAGGCCCGCGCCGCCGCCCCCGCCTTCTCCCCCGAAGACTACCGCTCCGCCCGTGAAGAAAGCGCCCTCGCCCCGGGAAAAGACCGCTCCGCCGCCCGAAGGCGCTGCTCCCGGGAAAAAGACGCCTGAAAAACCGGCCGCCGGCGGGACGCCTGCCCCCGAAGGTGCGCCTGCGGAGAAGCCAAAAGCGCCAGAAGAGACTCCTGTAGGCCCGCCGAAAGAAGGGGCGCCGCCTCCCGCCGCCGCGCCCGCGGAAGAGAAGAAGCAGAGCGAAGGCGAAGAGCAACCCCCTGTGAAGCCGCAGGCGGAAAAAGAGAAGGCGCCTGCGCCGGCAACACCCTCCGGCGAGCCAAAGCCCGAACCGAAGGCCGGGGGAGAAACGGGCAAGGCGCCTCCCCCTCCCGCTTCCCCGCCCGCGGGGACGCCCCCGCCTTCGACACAGCAGGCTCTGCCGCCTTCTTCTCCCGCGGCTCCCTCCCTGGTGGAGAAGAAGCCCAGGGGGGATGATTTTCCCGTCCCCGGGGGGAACATCGTGATCATCGATCCGGAGAAAGAAAAACAAGAGAAGAAATCCGGCACCCCGGGTGCACCGGGAGGCGCGGAGAAAAAAGCGGCCCCCGCGGGAGCGAAACCATGATTTCCCTGTTCGCGAAATTTCCGGCCGTTTTAGAATTCTGGGTTGTGGTGGCCGTGTTCGGGTTCTTTTTCCTGGCCATCCAGCTGGCGTTTGTTGTTCCCTGGCTGATGGCCCATTTGCTCTTCTGGGGGAAGCGTCCGAAGAACAGAGGTTTTCTGGAAGTCACCGATAGGCTCGCCGAGGTCGGGAAAGGCAATGTCTCCGCCCTGGTCATTCTCGCGGTCGGTACCCTCATCGCCATCGCGGGAGGCAGGACGGAGGAGGTGATCATTTCGGTGATGTTGCTCTTCCCGGTGGGGGCGGCCGGATTCGCCGCTTTTTTCTTTTATGTCCTTCTCATTTTCGCTCTGGGAAAGATGCGGACGGAAAAGAAGGGGCAGAGAGATGTTCGTTTTGCGGCCGCGCTGGCGGCGGGTCTTTGTGCGGTCGCCGTCTCCGGGGGCTTTGCCGCGATTTCTTTTGTGGTGGAAAGACCGTCGCTCTGGCCGTCGCTCCGCGGCGATGCGCTGTCCGTTCTTTTCGCGCACGAATGGCTGGCACGTCTCGTTTCGCTCTGGCTGTCTTCATTGGTTTCCGGCGGCATTGTTCTCATGATTCTGGGCCGTTTGGTTTTTCGCTGGACGGCTGGCGGATCGTTTGACAGCGCCGCCCGCGTCATCCGGCATGGCGCTTTTTTCTCCTTGTGTCCTTTTCTCTTGTTGATGATTCTTTCTCCCTGGCTGATCCAGGGATGGTTCGAGATGGGCTTGTGGTCGGCGAATGAAAAATGGCCCCTGATTTTCATCCTGACTTCGGGCGCGGCGAGTCTGGTGTTGATCGAGGTTCTCTTCAGCATCATCCAGCGTCGCGGGAATATATCCCGGGCGGTGGTCCTGGCGGCCGGGATGTTCGTGGGCGCTCTTTTGCTTTTCACGGCGGCGCGCCTCGCCGTCAGCGGGAACACTCCCGGTGCGGCGGTTTCGGCCATCGCGCCGAAGAGCGCCGCGGTCTGGCCGCGGGCGATTATTTCCGGTTCCGTTCGGAGAGAGAAAGGCCTTCGTCTTGATAGTTGATATCTGCAGCTTCCTCCCCGTCCCGGAAAGCTACCGGGCGCGTCTTCTCGGGTGGGCGGCCATACCCGGCTACTTCCGCATGTTTTCGCGGGGCCTCAGCCGCTTTTGCGGCGTGCCGGAGGAGGAATTTCGCCGGCGGATGCTCGATCGCCCTCCGCATGAGGTGGCCGGCTTCATCGAGGAGGTGGCGTCGGCGCGCGGAAAAGACGCGGCGGCGTTCGTCGCCGATCTCGATGCGGCGGGGTATGATCGCGCGGCAGTGTTCAGCATTGACTCGCAGACGACGACGGGCGCGCCGCCGCTGGCGCCCGAGGTCCTGGCCCGTGCGGTGGCGGAGCATCCCGATCGACTGGCGGCCTTTCTCGGCCTCGACCCCCTGAAGAAAGACGCGGCCGCCACGCTCGAGCGCGGCGTCCGGGAGCTGGGGCTGCACGGCGCTCTTTTGGTTCCCTTTCTTCACGGCTTGCCGGCGGATTCCGCCTGCTACCGGCCGATATTTGAAAAGTGCGTGGCGCTGGACGTTCCCGTGTGGATCCACGCCTCGGTGAACTGGTCCCCCGGCCATCCGATGGAGTTGGGGCATCCGCGAGTGCTGGATCGCCTTTGCGGCGAGATGCCCGGGCTCAAGGTGATCGCGGGCCACGGCGGGTGGCCCTGGATTCCCGACATGGTGGCCGCGGCCTGGCGCCACCCGAACCTCTACATCGATCCCTCTGGCCACAGGTGGAAATACCTGGCCTATCCGGGATCGGGCTGGGAGATGCTGATGCACTTCGGCAATAACGTTCTTCAAAACAAAATCCTTTTCGGCACGGATTGGCCGCTAATGGAACAGGGCATGCGGGAGATCGCCGATGAATTGCGCGGCTTGCCCCTCCGGCCGGAAGTCCGGGAAAAATGGCTGGGCGGAAACGCCGCCAGACTTATGGAACTTGCATCATGACCCGGCCCGCCTCCTGCGGTTTTTTGCCGCTGATTGCCGTATGTCTTGTGGCGATCGGTGTTTTCGGCTCGTTGATTGCGACGAGTGCGCTCATCGTTTCCGTTCAGAGGGACCTGGGACTGACGTACGGAGAGGCGGGTTTTCTCCTTTCGGCCCCGTTTGTGGCGATCGGTGTTTTCGCGCTGGCGGGCGGCGCTTTTATCGATCGCATCGGCATGAACAAGGTTCTGATGCTCGGGACGGGCCTGACCGTCCTGGCCGGCGCCGCCCGCGCGTGGGGAACGGGATTTTCCGGATTTGCCGCGGCCACGCTTCTCGTGGGAGCGGGCGTGGGGATGGTGTTTCCGGTGCTCCCGAAAATCGCGGCCGTCACGCTTCCTCCGGAGCAGCGCGCTTTCGGGTCTTCTCTCTACACGGCCTCCGTGATTACGGGGAGCGGCCTGGCGATGGCCTTGACGCATTTCATGGCGATTTTCCCCGGGTTGCCGGGCGGAGAGGTTTGGAGAGGCGGTTATCTCGGATGGGCACTGGTTCTGGCGGCCGCTTTCGCGTTCTGGCTGGCCGCAGCACGCGCCGCCACCGCCATGGAGAAGGGCGGCGAGGCGTCGTCTTCCCCGGTTTTCGGCGGAACCGTCTGGAGAAGTCTTGCGATATGGGGGGTGGCAATCTCTCTGTTTATTGAAAATCAGGTATTTTTCACGAGCATCGGATGGCTCCCGACGATCCTGGCCGAGCAGGGGCTGTCTCCGTCGTCGGCGGCGGGCGTCGTTTCACTCGTTCCCTGGATGGGTGTCATCACGGTGCTGGTGGCCCACCGCGTGGCTTCCTGGTTCGGAGGCGAGCGCCCTCTCTTATGGGTATGCGTGACCGTGACGGTTCTGGCGTTGCTCCTTCTCACGGTGTCCTCGGTTTGGCTCACCACGCTGGCAGCGGTGGCGATCGGGATTTGCGCCAACGCCTGGGTGTTGCTCTGCCTGGGCTATCCGGCCCGGTCGGTGCCGCATGCGCAGGCGGGCCAGGCCGCGGGGCTGATTCTGGGCGTGGGCTACCTCGGCGGGTTTTCCGGACCCTGGCTGGCGGGCTTGATACGTGAAAGTTCCGGCGGCTTCGCGCCGGCGTTTTACTTTTTGGCCGGGTGCACAGTGGTGGGGTTCTGGACGATACAGTTTTTCGGCCCCCCCGCCGATAAGTCCTCGTAAGATTTTCGCCTTTATGTTCCCGGAACGTGAAATCTCGTCTAGGATGTTTTTCTTTCCCATGTGAGGAACTCACAGTATGGTCCATCCCGCCCTCCGGCAGATTGAAGCCACCCCGATCGACAACAGCGGGGAGCAGGGGTTGATGCTTCGCGATCCGTTCCATCTGAGCGATGCGGTCCTGGTGGTTTCGATGGCGGCCGTCCCCATTCTCCAAAGACTCGACGGAAGGCATTCGCTGGAGGAGATTCGCAGCATCTACAAGGAAGAGTATCGGGCCGATGTTTCCATGGAGCAGCTGCGGGATTTGGTGGATCAGCTCGAGAAAGCCCGGTTTCTCGAAGGCGAAAGATTTGATTCCTATCGGGGGCAGCTCTTTGAGAACTACATGCGGGGCAAAACCCGGCCGAGTTTTCTGGCTGGCCGCAGCTATGAAGCAGAGCCGGACTCCCTTCGCTCGCAGCTGAAGAATTTTTTCACGCACGAGGATGGTCCCGGCCTTCCCGGGCCGAACGGCGCGGTTCCGGAAAACCCCCTGCGCGGTCTCATCGTTCCGCATATAGATTTTCCGCGCGGCGGAACCACCTTCGCCTGGAGTTACCGGGCGCTGGCGGAGCGTTCCGACGCCGATCTGTACATCGTTCTGGGAACCTGCCATGCGCCGATGCAGGCGATGTACGGCCTCACCCGCAAGGGGTTCGAGACGCCGTTCGGAGTGCTGGAGGTGGATGCGGATTTTGTCGGATCCCTGGCGGAGCGCGCGCCGGAGGATCTTTTTCAGGACGAGTTTGCACACCGGGCGGAGCATTCCATCGAATTCCAGGCGGTCTTCCTCCGCTATCTCCATCCGGAGCGGCCCATCCGGTTCGTTCCCATCCTGGTGGGGTCGTTCGGCGAATTCATCCACACGCAAAGCTCCCCTGCCGGATCGGAGAAATTCGAGAGTTTCCTCGCCGCCTTGCAGGGGGCGATTGGCGGGGCGGAGGAGAGCGGCCGGAAGGTCTGCCTGCTGGCCAGCGTCGATCTCGCTCACGTGGGGCCGCAGTTCGGGGACGCAGAGGCGGTGGACGCGGAACAACTCGCCATGCTGGCCCAGGAGGATCGGGCTTCCCTTGATGCGGTTTGCCGCGGAGATGCGGAGGCGTTCTACTGGAGCGTGGCGAAGGACGGGGATCGCCGGAAGGTGTGCGGGCTCGCCCCCATCTACACCATCTTACGAGCCCTGGAGAATTGCCGGGGCGAGGTGCTCCGCTACAGCCAGTGGCCCGACCCGAACGGGACGGTCACCTTCTGCAGCATGGCTCTTCACTAAAGTTGACGAGAAGCGCCCGGGCATTCATGCGGGCGCCGTCTTTTTCATAGGAGACCGGCCTTGCTTTATCTCAACGAATCGGAAATCAGCAGTTTGATCACCATGCCCGAAGTCATGGAGCGGGTGGATTATGCATTCAAGGCCCAGGGAAACGGGCAGGCGCCCAATCAGCCCCGCCGGCGCCTTTTTCTGCCGAAGGGAATGCTGCATGTGATGTACGGGGCGCTCCCCGAGGATGGCTTCATCGGGCTGAAGACCTACACCGCTTTCCCGGGGATCGGGGTGCGGTTCGTGTTGCTCCTTTGGGACGCGAACACGGCCGAGCTGCTGGCGTTCATGGAGGCGAACGTGCTGGGCCAGCTGCGCACCGGTGCGGCGAGCGGCGTCGGGGCGCGCTATCTCGCCCGGGAGGATTCCTCGGTCGCCGGATTGATCGGCACCGGCTGGCAGGCGCGCTCCCAGCTGGAGGCGCTCTGCGCGGCGCGCCCCTTGAAGACGGTCAAGATTTACAGCCGGAGCGGGGAGAAGCGCCAGAAGTTCGTGGCAGCGATGAAGGACAAGGTGTCCGCCGAGCTGGTTCCGGTGTCATCTTCCGCCGAAGCCGTGAAGGGATCCGACATCGTGTGCACCGTGACCACCTCGCCCGATCCGGTTTTCGACGGAAAGGATCTGACGCCCGGCACGACGGTCATTGCGGCGGGTTCGAACCGGCCGACCAACCGGGAGATCGACGATGAGACTATCCGGCGGGCAGCCCGGGGCCGCGTGGTGACGGACAGCGTCGAGGGCGCCCAGATCGAAAGCGGCGATCTGATCCTGGCGGTGAGGGGAAAGGTCCTCTCCTGGGGCCAGGTGATCGAGATCGGGTTGGTGGCGAACGGAACGGTGCCGGGACGCGGCTCCGCGGAGGAGATCAACCTTTTCCTCAGCCAGGGGGTGGGCATCGAGGATGTGGCCATCGCCGGGGAACTCTACCGGCGGGCGATCGCCCGGGGGGTGGGAAAGCGCTTCGAGACAGATACTGTGTTCAGTAAACCCGTGTAAAAACAATTGGATACAGCGCCCCTCTCCCGTTCCGTCCCGTCCGCTGGGAGTTGCCGGGGGCGGGTTGAATTTTCCCTCTCCATCGCGTATGTTTTCGCTTCTCTCCGGGGCATGGGGCAGGGCCCGGTTTTTTTCGATGGAGCGATTGCGCGATGCGGGATATTGTCCAGCTTGAGTGCACCGAGTGCAAAAAGATGCGCTACAGTACAACCAAGAACAAGCGCAACACGCCGGATCGGCTCGAATTCAAGAAGTACTGCAGGTTTTGCCACAAGCACCAGCCATTCCGGGAGACGAAATAGCAATGTCCGAGAAAAAGCCCGTTGCCAGAAAACACTGCGTCGTGACTGGCAAGTACGTCATGTATGGCAACAGCGTCAGCCACTCACACAAAAAGACGCGGCGGCGGTTTGAGGCGAACCTCCACAACAAGCGCTTCTGGGTGCCCGAGGAGAAGCGCTGGGTGACGCTCCGCGTCTCGGCGCGGGGCATCAAGACCATCGCGAAAAATGGCATCTCTTCGGTCCTGGTGGATCTGCGCCGCCGGGGCATCAAAGTATAAGCGCGAAGTTCCCTTCACCCCCGTTTTCCGGTACTTTCCTTCGCCATCCTAAATTTTTTTCTTTGAACTTCCGGCGCTTTTCGGTATGATTTCACTTGTTTTCCGTCCAGAGAAAATCCGTCTGCTCAATATCCTGCCCGCGTGAGGAGATAAAGGGATGGAACGGCCAAACTACTGGCGGGCCGCTGTCTGCGGTTTTGTCGCCACATATGTCATGACGGTCGCGGCGCAGTGGGCCGGCGGAATCGGACTCCCCCGGCTGGACCCGAGCCGGCTCATGGCGTTCTCTTTTGGTAAGTCTCCCTACGTATTCGGTCTTTTCGCGCACGCGATGAACGGCGTTGTTCTCGGATTGATGTATGCGAAATGGGAAAAACTGATTCCCGGCAAAAATGCGTGGATAAAGGGAATCTGGATAGGCATCATCACGACGCTGGCCGCCAAAATCATCGTGGGGCCACTGGTCGGGCCGCCGCGGCCGTTTTGGGGTTCAGGGCCGATGCTCGCGCTTGTGACGAGCACAATCGCGCACCTGGCTTTCGGTCTGGCGCTGGCGGTCGGCTACGCGCGGGACGGGGAGCGTTAGGCGGAAAGCGCAGGGGAAAAATGCACGCGGGCAGATCCTCCGCGGAGGGGGGCTACGCCTCTCCCGGAGGGCCGGACTCGTCCAGCATCTCGCGGTACATCTCGTAGGAAGGCGGAAATCCTCCCGTGTAGTTGAGCCAGTTCGTAATCGGGTAGCGCGAGGCGCCGGCCTTGTGCGTTCCCTCCATTCCCTCGAGAATCTCTTCCATCGCCGAGAACGGAAAACTGAACGCCACCTCGTGATCCTGCACTTGACCGAAGATGCGGTCCCCCGAACAGGGAATGATCATCTGCGGCTCTCCCGTCAAATGCGGCGCGATGGCCAGATCGGCGCAATCCACCCTTCCGCGGAACTCGCTGTTCAGCGTACCGCCCCGCTTCCAGAGCCAGGCCTGGCCGAGGCGCATGATCTGGGCGCCGTTTCCGTAAATCACGATGGTGTGCGGCTCGAAGGCGGTCCGGTTCAGGGGGGCGGCGATGACGCCCACGTATTTTCCCAGCTCGAGCCTCGGGACGCTCTCCTCGCTGATCCGGCCGGCCTCGAGATTTTCCGTGTAGAAGTCCACGCAAAGATTCCCCTCGGTGTAATGGGGGAGCCGTTTTTCAAGCCCGAGGGCCATCGCGCCCAGAACGCAGCTGCTGTCCTCCCTTCCGAGGGCGATGACCCAGCCGTAGCGGCGTGCCATGGATATCGCCTGACAGGTGGTGAATTTGTTCCCGAAATCCTTTTCGGGGCGCTTCGTGCGGGGGGGCAGCTCGTCCCAGCTTTCCAGGAAGCGAACGGCGACCGGAAAAGAAGCCAGCCGGAGATACTGATTCAGCTTTTCGTAGTATTCGTTCGTTGCGGCAGGTTCCATGCGTCGTTCCTCTCGGAAAAGGATGCGGGGCGCCCGGCTAGCGCCCTCCGCGGGCGATGGTTTCCCAGGGAATAACTTTCAGGGCGCTGTCCAGGGCTTTTCCCATGGCCAGCCCCGCCGCGCCCGCGAGGACGCGGGAATCCTGGTGGGAGCCCTTTCCGGCGGCCTCCCATTTTCCGTTCAGCCGGCCCGCCCGGTTGTACCTTTCGGCAACGAGAATCGCGGTTCCATTCCAGAAGCCCCCCTTCAGTTCAACCTCCAATTCCCGTATCGTGATGACAACCATCCCGTCCGCCCGGGCGGTTTCGCCCGATTCGAGCGGCTCGATGCCGGCCGCCTGCATTCTTCCGGCGGCGGCAGGAAGGATGGCCGAGGTCAAAGCCCCCTTCCCGCTGAGGGCGTATTCGCCGGTCCGCGAAAGGTTCCGCTCGCTCACGGCGTCTTTCGCAACGAGAACGAAGCGGGCGCGGATCGGGCGCGGCGCGGCGGCCGGCCGGACCGGCGGGACGCGAATCTCGACGACCAGGCTTTTGGTCTCGGAAAAGGCGCAGCCCGACGCCATGAAAAGGGCGGCTGCCAAGGCGATCAGTTTTCCGTTCAAAGACCGGGTTTTGGGTATGCTGTTCATCATGAATTCAGTTTCGCTCCTGCGCGGGTAAGCGTCAAATGACGCCCGGCCGGAGGGAATCTGTTTTCCCGAGCGTGGAGGATTGCAGGCATGTCATCAACTTCGCTGGGCATCATCGGGCTCGGGCTCATGGGAC
This genomic window contains:
- a CDS encoding UvrD-helicase domain-containing protein; its protein translation is MTRKPSDADRRELAVHWTEGPVLVEAGAGTGKTRLLVDRVVHLIREEKARIEEIAAITFTVKAAAELRERIRAALLREQAAGGPALRDALRDIERAPISTIHGFALSLLRERPLDAGLPPEIAEVDPVASDSLRDQAWEAWLQEKFATDDPALADFFSLGFTIRGHLTTVRDVLLNAPELRSDFPEPRGLTPEAAIEEVRNLYRECADFAHAHCLDRTDKAFAQLDAFERWAEGLSGLTLPGLMRALWDMPPFRRNVGSAKKWDAGKLQEIREKFTQLRAAATSGVSHEILARVIASLREFAEVYEARMREAGLMDYQDILFQAVKMIRERPAARSHFRSRFRHFLVDEFQDTDPLQVDLIFRLVGDIPEGGEWPAARLDRAPLFLVADPKQSIYRFRRADIAIYHRVKVCVEKAEGRQVISIDQNFRSTPGVIDWVNGVFSKMIREVEGVQPEYVPLQAFRSEKGPRVRLIPDPLSGGGEENGANAEARRRQEAAAVAGALRALVEKKGEEIALPDGTSRPVTFGDVTVLFRYRTGYDIFEEVFREAGIPVAVDGGTGFYEQMEVAAAGAVLRAVNHPGDRLAVAAALRSPLYGFSDPELAGYLLERDGITRPAPEVAAAVSRMREWHARRGEMSARAMLEEIFRETHAFELFLGASNGERRVANMLKLLDMAFVYGQGSARGVAEFGAHLDENLALGRDAREPEAALEDAGRSEVRFLTMHAAKGLEFPVVVLADLSAPPPKHSINWIADRIGRRVDVAVGPKSPKDRRVMTTEFLESESREKDIQREELKRLLYVAATRARDFLFVPLFNSDGRGELWSLFEEAGLDPEGLKRGEGGAAEIFHEPLLMAKAEESFFRIPDAVFSEASPSATAALRLRDSFSGRLDEMKRGFRDGGAMPPLAASGLSDSDAGDDPGERHALSSFEREKGAGGVEFGRLVHDLLAGLEPFSLGKLNALSADAEAWALSHGLGAREAEAAVAMIRPAFERPLFRRAEAAPRRWHEFPFFLSVAGRLLRGFADLVFEEEGGLVVADFKTDAIGESDIPARTEHYSLQGGAYALGLEEATAMKVREVVFSYLRPGAEISLTVDKALRERVLLAVHKPA
- a CDS encoding amidohydrolase family protein; the encoded protein is MIVDICSFLPVPESYRARLLGWAAIPGYFRMFSRGLSRFCGVPEEEFRRRMLDRPPHEVAGFIEEVASARGKDAAAFVADLDAAGYDRAAVFSIDSQTTTGAPPLAPEVLARAVAEHPDRLAAFLGLDPLKKDAAATLERGVRELGLHGALLVPFLHGLPADSACYRPIFEKCVALDVPVWIHASVNWSPGHPMELGHPRVLDRLCGEMPGLKVIAGHGGWPWIPDMVAAAWRHPNLYIDPSGHRWKYLAYPGSGWEMLMHFGNNVLQNKILFGTDWPLMEQGMREIADELRGLPLRPEVREKWLGGNAARLMELAS
- a CDS encoding MFS transporter encodes the protein MTRPASCGFLPLIAVCLVAIGVFGSLIATSALIVSVQRDLGLTYGEAGFLLSAPFVAIGVFALAGGAFIDRIGMNKVLMLGTGLTVLAGAARAWGTGFSGFAAATLLVGAGVGMVFPVLPKIAAVTLPPEQRAFGSSLYTASVITGSGLAMALTHFMAIFPGLPGGEVWRGGYLGWALVLAAAFAFWLAAARAATAMEKGGEASSSPVFGGTVWRSLAIWGVAISLFIENQVFFTSIGWLPTILAEQGLSPSSAAGVVSLVPWMGVITVLVAHRVASWFGGERPLLWVCVTVTVLALLLLTVSSVWLTTLAAVAIGICANAWVLLCLGYPARSVPHAQAGQAAGLILGVGYLGGFSGPWLAGLIRESSGGFAPAFYFLAGCTVVGFWTIQFFGPPADKSS
- the amrB gene encoding AmmeMemoRadiSam system protein B, with the protein product MVHPALRQIEATPIDNSGEQGLMLRDPFHLSDAVLVVSMAAVPILQRLDGRHSLEEIRSIYKEEYRADVSMEQLRDLVDQLEKARFLEGERFDSYRGQLFENYMRGKTRPSFLAGRSYEAEPDSLRSQLKNFFTHEDGPGLPGPNGAVPENPLRGLIVPHIDFPRGGTTFAWSYRALAERSDADLYIVLGTCHAPMQAMYGLTRKGFETPFGVLEVDADFVGSLAERAPEDLFQDEFAHRAEHSIEFQAVFLRYLHPERPIRFVPILVGSFGEFIHTQSSPAGSEKFESFLAALQGAIGGAEESGRKVCLLASVDLAHVGPQFGDAEAVDAEQLAMLAQEDRASLDAVCRGDAEAFYWSVAKDGDRRKVCGLAPIYTILRALENCRGEVLRYSQWPDPNGTVTFCSMALH